The proteins below come from a single Corylus avellana chromosome ca3, CavTom2PMs-1.0 genomic window:
- the LOC132173824 gene encoding pentatricopeptide repeat-containing protein At1g64100-like: MDQMGVCNEEKWIQHYSNSHKILLVGEGNFSFAVCLAKTFGTAENVIATSFDSKGFLTNAYTNANTNLKELKKRRCTVLHHMDAHTMHRHPHLRSKLFDRIVFNFPHAGFIWPECWKPQIELHRKLVRGFLSNANHMLTENGEVHITHKTTHPFSKWEIVELAEEIGLCLVEKVPFVRWYYPGYVHKRGSGARINQTFHLGECSTFKFTSKILFHNTLIDGMCNAGKLTIAREMFSSLPTKGLQPNDRTYNIMINGFCKEGLLKEARELFEKMNKNGCSPDHFTYNIIIQGFLQHNETSWAVKYFQMMVDKGFSANVTTNTIWTNLFSTKKVEQTVKVWQIKQDKYAEMQRRKDEEREAKERMLAEQATRDWQSKQDKYAEIQRRKDEEHEAKERMLTEQAARDWQSKQDKYAEMQRRKDEEREANESMLAEQAARDWQSNQDKYAEMQRRKDEERETNERMLTEQAARDWQSKHVQDKYAEMRRRKDEEHEAKEHILKEEALKARRAREEEATTLEFEKRKGDFVENIKPQGPIHLPQDEDELRPLNRRSKQAMSCVSFLCCYFFFERCWGY, from the exons GCAAAAACATTTGGCACTGCTGAGAACGTGATTGCCACCTCTTTTGATTCCAAAG GGTTTTTGACGAATGCGTATACGAATGCCAATACCAATTTGAAAGAACTGAAGAAGCGGAGATGCACTGTTTTACATCATATGGATGCCCATACTATGCACCGACACCCTCACCTTCGTTCGAAATTGTTCGACAGGATAGTCTTCAATTTTCCTCATGCTGGTTTCATTTGGCCGGAATGCTGGAAGCCCCAAATAGA actTCACCGGAAGTTGGTTAGGGGTTTCTTGAGTAATGCAAATCACATGTTGACAGAGAATGGAGAAGTTCACATTACCCACAAGACAACTCACCCTTTCAGTAAGTGGGAGATAGTGGAGTTGGCAGAGGAGATTGGGCTGTGTTTGGTTGAGAAAGTGCCATTTGTAAGATGGTACTATCCAGGTTACGTTCATAAGAGAGGATCTGGGGCTAGAATCAACCAGACATTCCATCTAGGAGAATGCAGTACTTTCAAATTCAccagtaaaatattatttcataacaccttgattgatggtatgtgtaatGCTGGAAAACTTACCATTGCAAGAGAAATGTTTAGTAGTCTTCCTACGAAAGGCTTGCAACCTAATGATCGGACTTACAATATAATGATCAATGGGTTTTGCAAAGAGGGACTACTAAAAGAGGCGAGGGAACTATTTGAGAAAATGAACAAGAACGGTTGTTCACCTGACCATTTCACATATAATATAATCATCCAAGGCTTCTTGCAACATAATGAGACATCATGGGCAGTGAAATATTTCCAGATGATGGTTGACAAGGGTTTCTCTGCAAATGTGACCACTAACACCATTTGGACGAACTTGTTCTCCACTAAAAAG GTTGAACAAACTGTAAAAGTTTGGCAGATTAAACAAGACAAGTATGCAGAAATGCAGAGAAGGAAGGATGAGGAGCGTGAGGCAAAGGAGCGTATGCTg GCTGAACAAGCTACAAGAGATTGGCAGAGTAAACAAGACAAGTATGCAGAAATACAGAGGAGGAAGGATGAGGAGCATGAGGCAAAGGAGCGTATGCTg ACTGAACAAGCTGCAAGAGATTGGCAAAGTAAACAAGACAAGTATGCAGAAATGCAGAGGAGGAAGGATGAGGAGCGTGAGGCAAATGAGAGTATGCTG GCTGAACAAGCTGCAAGAGATTGGCAGAGTAATCAAGATAAGTATGCAGAAATGCAGAGGAGGAAGGATGAGGAGCGTGAGACAAATGAGCGTatgctg ACTGAACAAGCTGCAAGAGATTGGCAGAGTAAACATGTACAAGACAAGTATGCAGAAATGCGGAGGAGAAAGGATGAAGAGCATGAGGCAAAGGAGCATATACTG AAAGAAGAAGCATTAAAGGCTCGTAGAGCCAGGGAGGAGGAAGCTACTACATTAGAGTTTGAGAAGAGGAAAGGAGATTTTGTGGAGAACATAAAG CCACAAGGCCCAATACATTTGCCTCAGGATGAAGATGAACTAAGGCCACTTAATCGAAGATCAAAGCAGGCAATGAGTTGTGTCAGCTTTTTGTgctgttattttttctttgagagATGCTGGGGGTATTAA